From the Pontiella agarivorans genome, one window contains:
- a CDS encoding phosphatidylglycerophosphatase A family protein produces MKNLIKWIAIGFGTGLSPVMPGTVGTLVGLPIAWWVMRLPEIGTQVIICAVLSLLSIPICEVAEKVIGGKDPGCIVADEYLTLPITVIGLTDPWALLSGFVLHRIFDITKPPPIKQLQHIHGGFGITIDDFLAALIALGLNHAIFYYFG; encoded by the coding sequence AATTGGATTCGGGACGGGATTGAGTCCGGTGATGCCGGGAACGGTGGGAACATTGGTGGGATTGCCGATTGCGTGGTGGGTGATGCGGCTTCCGGAGATCGGAACGCAAGTGATCATCTGTGCCGTATTGAGTCTGCTCTCTATTCCGATCTGTGAAGTGGCGGAGAAGGTTATCGGCGGAAAAGATCCAGGGTGTATTGTGGCCGATGAGTATCTGACGCTGCCGATCACGGTGATCGGATTAACTGATCCCTGGGCCTTGTTGAGCGGCTTTGTGCTGCATCGAATATTTGATATTACAAAGCCGCCGCCGATTAAGCAGCTTCAGCACATTCACGGCGGCTTTGGTATTACGATTGATGACTTTCTGGCGGCCTTAATTGCGCTGGGGCTGAATCACGCTATTTTCTATTATTTCGGTTAG
- a CDS encoding tetratricopeptide repeat protein: MEPEKRQHLQDIYATDTTQRDDYTPQVSQEMIAERNREIRRHQLVSFALGTAVLLLGVALVFVVVREYMEIISEAEAPAPITQEYIPRYSLPSESQWVMDFPSHYADPVWNGEGERPFNSAWVKKAAFNLILAEQAMEIGEFNKAATHYENALEILPDLDGVRVPLGMAYFQQKKYDEALALLEDASDADLTFDVLNNLGAACIEAKAYDKGEEYLIRALELRPAYPEALKNQAMLYREMGKEADAVSAYEKYLDLRPQDSNTRHSFALYLTKIGNWDLAAEQLYTLTEEIKKDATLYQLLARVEMRRENNKEAIAAFQRAAQLSDPNQALNYMNDEEFDRLRGDEDYQALMRSIEER; the protein is encoded by the coding sequence ATGGAACCAGAAAAACGCCAGCACCTTCAGGATATATACGCAACCGATACGACACAACGGGACGACTACACGCCGCAGGTCTCTCAGGAAATGATTGCAGAACGAAACCGCGAAATCCGGCGGCACCAGCTGGTCAGTTTCGCACTCGGCACGGCAGTACTGCTCCTTGGTGTCGCCCTGGTCTTTGTCGTGGTCCGCGAATACATGGAAATTATCAGCGAAGCCGAGGCCCCTGCACCGATTACCCAGGAATATATTCCGCGCTATTCCCTCCCCTCCGAATCCCAATGGGTAATGGATTTTCCCAGCCACTATGCCGACCCAGTCTGGAACGGTGAAGGAGAACGCCCCTTCAACTCTGCATGGGTAAAAAAAGCGGCCTTCAACCTCATCCTCGCTGAGCAGGCCATGGAAATCGGTGAATTCAACAAAGCTGCAACGCATTACGAAAACGCCCTCGAAATTCTGCCGGACCTCGACGGCGTGCGGGTCCCGCTCGGCATGGCCTATTTCCAGCAGAAAAAATATGACGAAGCCCTCGCACTGCTTGAAGATGCTTCCGATGCCGATCTCACCTTCGATGTGCTGAACAATCTAGGCGCCGCCTGTATTGAAGCCAAAGCCTACGACAAAGGCGAAGAATATCTGATCCGGGCACTCGAATTGCGCCCCGCCTACCCGGAAGCGCTCAAAAACCAGGCCATGCTATATCGGGAAATGGGCAAAGAGGCCGATGCCGTCAGTGCATATGAAAAATACCTGGATCTTCGCCCGCAGGACAGCAACACCCGCCATAGCTTTGCACTGTACCTCACAAAAATCGGCAACTGGGATCTGGCGGCGGAACAGCTTTATACACTTACTGAAGAGATCAAAAAAGATGCTACACTCTATCAGCTTCTGGCCCGTGTTGAAATGCGCCGGGAAAACAATAAAGAAGCCATTGCGGCCTTCCAGCGTGCCGCTCAGCTTTCCGACCCCAATCAGGCACTCAACTACATGAACGATGAAGAGTTTGACCGCCTTCGCGGCGATGAAGACTATCAGGCGCTCATGCGCAGCATCGAAGAACGCTAA
- the aroC gene encoding chorismate synthase: MSSTFGTLYKVSTFGESHGKAVGAIVDGCPANLELSEADIQPQLTRRRPGQSAMTTARDEADKVIILSGVENGKTLGTPIGLMVNNKDQRPGDYGEMSQVPRPSHADFTYQMKYGNRAASGGGRSSARETIGRVAAGAIAEKWLKQQFNTEIISWVSSVGDIDARDMSTESLTREQIDSNMIRCPDEAAAEQMIALVKKTAARKDSVGGILTCVVRNIPAGLGEPVFERMEASLAQAMLSIPATKGFEIGSGFSGARMFGSDHNDPFELKADGRLGTTTNFSGGVQGGISNGEPLVFRIAFKPPATIGKAQDTATFDGEATVLEARGRHDPCVVPRAIPIVETMTAITLMDFVLRQAYRQA, translated from the coding sequence ATGTCGAGTACCTTCGGAACCCTGTATAAAGTGTCCACATTCGGTGAATCGCACGGAAAAGCGGTCGGAGCCATTGTTGACGGCTGTCCGGCGAATCTTGAACTGAGCGAAGCGGATATTCAGCCGCAGCTGACGCGTCGGCGCCCGGGCCAGAGCGCCATGACCACGGCTCGCGACGAAGCAGACAAAGTGATCATTCTTTCTGGCGTTGAAAACGGTAAAACGCTGGGCACTCCGATCGGTCTGATGGTGAACAATAAAGACCAGCGGCCCGGTGATTACGGTGAAATGAGTCAGGTGCCGCGTCCTTCGCACGCTGATTTCACCTATCAGATGAAATACGGGAATCGTGCCGCCAGCGGCGGCGGCCGTTCCAGCGCGCGGGAAACCATCGGCCGTGTTGCGGCCGGGGCCATTGCTGAAAAATGGTTGAAACAGCAGTTCAATACCGAAATTATTTCGTGGGTCAGTTCCGTGGGTGATATTGATGCCCGGGATATGAGTACGGAAAGTCTGACCCGTGAGCAGATTGATTCCAATATGATCCGCTGTCCCGATGAAGCGGCGGCGGAACAGATGATTGCGCTGGTGAAAAAAACCGCGGCGCGAAAAGATTCGGTGGGGGGCATTTTGACCTGCGTGGTCAGAAATATCCCGGCCGGGCTGGGTGAACCGGTTTTTGAACGGATGGAAGCCAGCCTGGCTCAGGCGATGCTTTCCATTCCGGCAACCAAAGGGTTTGAAATCGGTTCGGGATTTTCCGGTGCCCGTATGTTCGGCTCTGATCACAATGATCCGTTTGAGCTCAAGGCCGACGGGCGTCTCGGGACAACGACCAACTTCAGCGGAGGAGTGCAGGGCGGCATTTCCAATGGCGAACCGCTTGTTTTCCGAATTGCGTTCAAGCCGCCGGCCACAATCGGCAAGGCACAGGATACGGCAACGTTTGATGGAGAGGCAACGGTGCTTGAAGCCCGCGGCCGTCACGATCCCTGTGTGGTGCCGCGCGCGATTCCGATTGTTGAAACCATGACGGCGATTACGCTCATGGATTTTGTGTTGCGTCAGGCCTATCGTCAGGCGTAG
- a CDS encoding anaerobic sulfatase maturase, translated as MSSSRYSASSSFHVMTKPIGPLCNLDCTYCFYLEKEKLFPGAENYRMSDEVLDTYIRKYIQSQNTPEISFAWQGGEPTLLGLDFFRKAVAIQRRYAGGRPVHNAFQTNGTKLDDAWCAFFAREKFLVGLSIDGPEHIHNRYRVNKNGKGSFAEVFQALELLKKHRVEFNTLSCVTRQSPDEAVEIYEFLKEQGVTFMQFIPIVERVGDRAAHDIGLGLAVPPDPAAEEHSEAMMPWAVSPEGFGRFLSRIFDAWVKKDVGRVFVNMFDVALGAWCGLEPNLCTFSKRCGQAVAMEHDGGVYSCDHYVYPDYYLGNIAEKSLEEMIYSPEQQQFGKNKSDTLPAYCKACAFLFACNGGCPKHRFVKAPDGEPGLNYLCAGYKTFFEHIDPVMKDMAALVQKGRPAADIIDVEKQKMTVPEVGKTPDISVAGQVPKTGTVKRNDLCPCGSGKKFKKCCGK; from the coding sequence ATGTCCTCCTCTCGCTACAGTGCGTCCAGTTCGTTTCATGTGATGACCAAGCCGATCGGTCCGCTGTGTAATCTTGACTGCACATACTGTTTCTATCTGGAGAAGGAGAAACTCTTTCCCGGGGCGGAAAACTACAGGATGAGCGATGAGGTGCTGGACACCTATATCCGCAAATATATTCAGAGCCAGAATACGCCGGAAATCTCGTTTGCGTGGCAGGGGGGAGAGCCGACGTTGCTTGGACTCGACTTTTTCCGTAAAGCGGTGGCGATTCAACGGCGTTACGCCGGTGGACGTCCGGTACATAATGCCTTTCAGACCAACGGCACCAAGTTGGATGATGCGTGGTGTGCATTTTTTGCCCGGGAAAAATTTCTGGTGGGGCTGAGCATTGACGGGCCTGAGCATATTCATAACCGCTACCGTGTGAATAAAAACGGAAAAGGATCTTTTGCAGAAGTTTTCCAGGCGTTGGAACTGCTGAAAAAACATCGGGTGGAATTTAATACGCTCTCCTGCGTGACGCGTCAGAGTCCGGACGAAGCGGTCGAAATTTATGAGTTTCTGAAAGAGCAGGGCGTTACGTTTATGCAGTTTATTCCGATTGTGGAACGTGTGGGTGACCGCGCGGCTCATGATATTGGGCTGGGGTTGGCGGTTCCGCCGGATCCGGCGGCAGAGGAGCATTCAGAGGCGATGATGCCGTGGGCGGTGTCGCCGGAGGGTTTTGGACGTTTTCTCAGCCGTATTTTCGATGCGTGGGTGAAAAAGGATGTCGGCCGCGTTTTTGTGAATATGTTTGATGTTGCGTTGGGGGCCTGGTGCGGACTGGAACCGAATCTGTGTACTTTTTCGAAGCGGTGCGGGCAGGCGGTGGCGATGGAGCACGATGGCGGGGTGTATTCCTGCGACCATTATGTGTACCCGGATTATTATCTGGGTAATATTGCGGAGAAATCGCTGGAGGAGATGATTTATTCGCCGGAGCAACAGCAGTTCGGAAAAAATAAATCCGATACGCTTCCGGCGTATTGCAAGGCGTGTGCGTTTCTTTTTGCCTGTAACGGCGGCTGTCCGAAGCACCGTTTTGTGAAGGCGCCGGATGGTGAACCGGGGTTGAACTATCTGTGTGCAGGTTATAAAACGTTCTTCGAGCACATTGATCCTGTTATGAAGGATATGGCCGCGCTTGTCCAAAAAGGACGGCCGGCGGCAGACATAATAGATGTTGAAAAGCAGAAAATGACGGTTCCGGAGGTTGGAAAAACGCCGGACATCTCGGTCGCTGGGCAGGTTCCAAAGACTGGAACGGTGAAGCGAAATGATCTATGTCCGTGCGGTAGCGGAAAGAAATTTAAAAAGTGCTGTGGAAAGTAG
- a CDS encoding peptidylprolyl isomerase, whose protein sequence is MSEEKITTEEAKPVLVNGEEVSEGLIQQELQMLRERYSQEMSYTEMDEKAAKIESDARENAVERVLLMQKAREEIEELRPEEVEARFLALQEQHGGSDEFNKRFELTGDDVKKIKDDIADGVRLEKYFEKICAGVERPVEADSRAYYAAHEENFRIPESVHAAHIVQHPSPELPLERVNADLLNALERLKKGEDFEALAKEFSHCDDGQHDLGWFGRGQMVPSFEEVAFSTPAGACSDIFQTEFGYHILKVYEYKPAETRPYDEVRYDIESLLYDERKNEAIGAVADALRAEAKIENLVIVEE, encoded by the coding sequence ATGAGCGAAGAGAAGATAACGACCGAAGAAGCGAAGCCGGTTTTGGTGAATGGTGAAGAAGTCAGTGAAGGGCTGATTCAGCAGGAGCTGCAAATGCTGCGTGAGCGCTATTCGCAGGAAATGTCTTATACGGAAATGGACGAAAAAGCGGCGAAGATTGAGTCTGATGCCCGTGAAAACGCCGTGGAGCGGGTGCTGTTGATGCAGAAAGCGCGAGAGGAAATTGAGGAGCTGCGGCCCGAGGAGGTCGAAGCCCGTTTTCTGGCCCTGCAGGAGCAGCACGGCGGAAGTGATGAATTTAATAAGCGGTTTGAACTGACCGGGGACGATGTGAAAAAAATCAAGGACGATATCGCCGACGGTGTGCGCCTTGAAAAATATTTTGAAAAAATATGTGCGGGTGTGGAGCGCCCTGTGGAAGCGGATTCGCGTGCTTACTATGCCGCTCATGAGGAAAACTTCCGTATTCCGGAATCAGTGCATGCCGCTCATATTGTTCAGCATCCTTCGCCGGAGCTTCCGCTGGAGCGGGTGAATGCGGATCTGCTGAATGCGCTTGAGCGCCTGAAAAAGGGCGAGGACTTTGAAGCATTGGCCAAAGAGTTTTCGCATTGTGATGATGGTCAGCATGATCTGGGCTGGTTCGGACGCGGGCAGATGGTGCCGTCATTCGAAGAGGTGGCTTTTTCCACACCGGCCGGAGCATGCAGCGATATTTTTCAGACGGAATTCGGTTATCATATTCTGAAGGTATATGAGTACAAACCTGCGGAAACCCGGCCTTATGATGAGGTGCGGTATGATATTGAGAGCCTGCTGTATGATGAGCGTAAGAACGAAGCGATCGGTGCGGTGGCGGATGCGTTGCGGGCTGAAGCAAAAATTGAAAACCTGGTAATTGTTGAGGAATAA
- a CDS encoding Sec-independent protein translocase subunit TatA/TatB, translated as MTAGFSQLGFIGPGGPELIVVMLVLIMVFGAKDAPKIFRKINEFMASVRNTADSFKREIMYGDLHADSDTDDVSYEDDDYDYSADYHDEEYGYSEEEQERDYSDETFHNLEHDLEDAGVEKRTVEPAGEAAPEVPEEGEVDDARKA; from the coding sequence ATGACAGCCGGTTTTTCACAACTTGGATTTATTGGACCGGGCGGACCGGAATTGATCGTGGTGATGCTGGTGCTGATCATGGTGTTTGGCGCCAAGGATGCCCCGAAAATCTTTCGCAAAATCAACGAATTTATGGCTTCGGTCAGGAATACGGCGGACAGTTTTAAACGTGAGATTATGTATGGCGATCTCCACGCCGATTCCGATACAGACGATGTGTCGTATGAGGACGATGATTACGACTATTCCGCCGATTATCATGACGAGGAATACGGCTATTCAGAAGAGGAGCAGGAGCGGGATTATTCCGATGAAACATTCCATAATCTGGAACATGATCTAGAGGATGCCGGTGTTGAAAAGAGGACGGTTGAGCCAGCTGGCGAAGCCGCGCCTGAAGTGCCGGAAGAAGGTGAGGTGGACGATGCTCGAAAAGCTTAA
- the tatC gene encoding twin-arginine translocase subunit TatC: protein MLEKLKSLTGKFRYDDSEMPFLEHLEEFRRMIIRVFASLAVGMLIVLPFADHLIGVLRAPAEPYIIKNAEEVLSEAAVQLRIPVDALSTNTLYTAEDGTRYYDVKAEVALNEGQQVHTGGIRLQFSEPAAAIKMWLTVTFFGGLLLSLPFVVFFVGLFVMPGIRDVERKMMSRISMFSGGLFLAGIYMGYKVTLPLALGLMLKIGGQLGGESIWFYNKYIGFALQLLLAFGVAFQMPVVILILGKMGLVSSSSLRAGRPYVIVGIFVLAMILTPPDVVTQILMAAPLIFLYEFCVWFLYFSGNRDLPPREEETEESVDAEPETGSHVAEETPVDEPDDDENQPKKDLSKE, encoded by the coding sequence ATGCTCGAAAAGCTTAAGTCACTCACCGGAAAATTCCGCTACGACGATTCAGAGATGCCGTTTCTTGAGCATCTTGAAGAATTTCGTCGGATGATCATTCGCGTGTTTGCGTCGCTTGCGGTGGGAATGTTGATTGTGCTTCCGTTTGCGGATCACCTGATCGGAGTGCTGCGGGCACCGGCTGAACCGTATATTATTAAGAATGCAGAAGAGGTGCTGAGCGAAGCTGCCGTGCAGCTGCGGATTCCGGTTGATGCGTTATCAACAAATACACTGTATACAGCCGAAGACGGTACCCGTTATTATGACGTCAAAGCCGAAGTCGCGCTTAATGAAGGGCAACAGGTTCATACCGGTGGTATTCGCCTCCAGTTTTCCGAACCGGCGGCGGCTATCAAAATGTGGCTGACGGTAACCTTTTTCGGTGGGTTGCTGCTGAGTCTTCCGTTTGTGGTCTTCTTTGTCGGCCTCTTCGTAATGCCGGGAATACGGGATGTGGAACGGAAGATGATGAGCCGTATCTCCATGTTTTCCGGGGGACTTTTTCTGGCTGGAATTTACATGGGCTATAAGGTGACGCTTCCTCTGGCGCTTGGGCTGATGTTGAAGATCGGAGGTCAGCTTGGCGGGGAATCCATCTGGTTCTATAACAAATACATCGGGTTTGCCCTGCAGCTGCTGCTGGCATTCGGTGTGGCGTTTCAGATGCCGGTGGTGATTTTGATTCTGGGGAAAATGGGACTGGTCAGTTCCAGCAGTCTGCGCGCCGGACGCCCGTATGTGATTGTCGGAATTTTTGTGCTGGCCATGATTCTGACTCCGCCGGATGTGGTGACTCAGATCCTGATGGCGGCGCCCTTGATTTTTCTGTATGAGTTCTGTGTATGGTTCCTCTATTTCAGTGGAAACCGTGATCTCCCGCCTCGTGAAGAGGAAACGGAGGAGAGCGTCGATGCGGAGCCTGAAACGGGAAGCCACGTTGCTGAAGAAACGCCGGTGGATGAGCCGGATGACGATGAAAACCAACCGAAGAAAGATTTAAGCAAGGAGTGA
- the tatA gene encoding twin-arginine translocase TatA/TatE family subunit gives MQTLAIGMPGGPELLVILFIVLLLFGAKKLPELSRSLGKSLGEFKKGQKEGTLPDSSEDEVEKQEISSSDEDRKE, from the coding sequence ATGCAAACATTAGCCATTGGCATGCCGGGCGGACCGGAACTTTTAGTAATTCTGTTTATTGTGCTGTTACTGTTCGGAGCAAAAAAACTGCCGGAATTGTCACGGTCGCTGGGAAAAAGTCTCGGCGAATTTAAAAAAGGGCAGAAGGAAGGTACCCTGCCGGACAGCTCGGAAGACGAGGTTGAAAAACAGGAAATTTCCTCGTCAGACGAGGATCGTAAGGAGTGA
- a CDS encoding CAAX prenyl protease-related protein, translating into MSERQRTELSPEEQKENGKAVIAHVLPFAIWLTMMVWFSDYNARTIGGLILLAVFRPWRWYPKLNWKNIPAAIGVGLFIFIVWVGFEAPFVQQKAPELTEWYDRLFVDPIMKPFKTRELYEVPLSAESMEIQEAVALGETVERTKLPYEVIEKGEHAGLHEYDPRVTGWLAFWVHMFGSSVIIAIIEEFFYRGFLYRWMQGSPFFNIDAGILNWPMLILISFFFSVSHFELGAAVICGLAYGLLYIKTRDIWAAIIAHGTTNFVLGLYVLKYGQYHFW; encoded by the coding sequence ATGAGCGAACGACAGCGCACAGAGCTTTCTCCGGAAGAGCAGAAAGAAAACGGGAAGGCCGTTATTGCCCACGTTCTTCCCTTTGCCATTTGGCTGACCATGATGGTCTGGTTCAGCGATTATAACGCTCGAACCATCGGCGGTCTGATTCTGCTGGCGGTGTTCCGTCCTTGGCGGTGGTATCCAAAGCTCAACTGGAAAAATATCCCGGCGGCGATCGGGGTCGGATTATTTATTTTTATCGTCTGGGTTGGATTTGAGGCGCCTTTTGTTCAGCAGAAAGCTCCGGAATTGACCGAGTGGTATGACCGGCTTTTTGTGGATCCGATTATGAAGCCGTTTAAAACCCGGGAACTTTACGAGGTTCCGCTTTCGGCGGAATCCATGGAAATCCAGGAGGCCGTCGCATTGGGCGAAACGGTTGAGCGGACGAAGTTGCCCTATGAGGTGATTGAGAAGGGCGAGCATGCGGGGCTGCATGAATATGATCCGCGTGTGACGGGCTGGTTGGCATTCTGGGTGCATATGTTCGGATCGTCGGTGATCATCGCGATTATTGAAGAATTTTTCTACCGTGGATTTCTGTATCGCTGGATGCAGGGCAGTCCGTTTTTTAATATTGATGCCGGTATTCTGAACTGGCCGATGCTGATTCTGATTTCGTTCTTTTTCAGCGTGTCGCATTTTGAGCTGGGCGCGGCGGTTATCTGCGGTTTGGCCTATGGACTGCTGTACATCAAAACGCGTGATATCTGGGCGGCAATTATCGCGCATGGAACGACTAATTTTGTACTGGGCCTCTACGTTTTGAAGTACGGGCAGTATCACTTTTGGTAA
- a CDS encoding homoserine dehydrogenase, protein MKEIKIGILGFGTVGAGVVEGIQKNGSLMAERTGITPVVAKIADLDITTDRGITVDDGVLTTDAMAVIADPEIDLIVELVGGTSIARTFTLEALKQGKPVITANKALLADYGAEIYKTARDNNTGIYYEAAVGGGIPILRSQRAGLIGNQIESIYGILNGTCNYILTRMEREGLPFDEILADAQALGYAETPPDLDIDGIDTAHKAVVLASMAYGAPVPMSACPTSGIRGLSASEIENADELGYQIKLLAIIKDNNGEVELSVEPALVPKEHMIASVADSFNAVFVKGDIVDDTMYYGRGAGRLPTGSAVIGDIMEAASDTLNRVGPPVSVTMMLQKTELKYCSADNIEKRCYIRLCLEDKPGAMAKVMNIFGEHNISIASVVQKERHESGRAPVVMLTQKARESEFVGAMNAIQALDVSCAEPIRMRLEDFG, encoded by the coding sequence ATGAAAGAAATCAAAATCGGCATTCTCGGATTCGGCACAGTTGGGGCCGGTGTTGTGGAAGGGATTCAGAAAAATGGAAGCCTGATGGCCGAGCGTACCGGGATTACTCCGGTAGTTGCTAAGATTGCTGATCTCGATATTACAACCGATCGCGGAATCACTGTGGATGATGGGGTGCTGACGACCGATGCGATGGCGGTAATTGCCGATCCGGAAATTGATCTGATTGTTGAGTTGGTCGGAGGAACCTCAATTGCGCGGACCTTCACGCTCGAAGCTCTGAAGCAGGGCAAGCCGGTCATTACCGCCAATAAGGCGCTTCTGGCGGATTACGGCGCGGAAATTTATAAAACTGCACGGGATAACAATACCGGGATCTATTACGAGGCGGCCGTCGGAGGCGGTATTCCGATTCTGCGGTCCCAGCGTGCAGGGCTGATTGGAAACCAGATTGAAAGTATCTACGGAATCCTTAACGGCACCTGCAACTATATCCTCACACGAATGGAGCGCGAAGGCCTTCCTTTTGATGAAATTCTGGCCGACGCACAAGCGCTCGGTTATGCTGAAACCCCGCCGGACCTGGATATCGATGGGATCGATACAGCACACAAGGCCGTTGTGCTGGCATCGATGGCCTATGGCGCCCCCGTGCCTATGTCGGCCTGCCCGACCAGCGGAATTCGCGGACTCTCTGCCTCGGAAATCGAAAATGCCGATGAATTGGGTTATCAGATCAAGCTGCTGGCGATCATCAAAGACAATAACGGCGAAGTTGAACTTTCCGTGGAACCGGCACTGGTTCCGAAAGAGCATATGATTGCATCGGTTGCGGATTCCTTTAATGCCGTTTTTGTGAAGGGCGACATCGTTGATGATACCATGTATTACGGTCGTGGTGCCGGGCGTTTGCCGACTGGGTCGGCCGTCATCGGCGATATTATGGAAGCAGCATCCGATACCCTGAACAGGGTCGGTCCGCCGGTCAGCGTTACCATGATGCTGCAGAAAACGGAGCTGAAATACTGTTCGGCCGATAATATTGAGAAGCGTTGCTACATTCGCCTTTGTCTGGAAGACAAGCCCGGAGCGATGGCCAAAGTGATGAATATTTTTGGTGAACATAATATCAGTATTGCATCTGTGGTTCAGAAAGAGCGTCATGAAAGCGGTCGTGCGCCGGTGGTGATGCTGACGCAGAAAGCCAGAGAATCGGAATTCGTCGGGGCGATGAATGCGATCCAGGCACTGGATGTGTCCTGCGCCGAACCGATCCGTATGCGCCTTGAAGACTTTGGATAA
- a CDS encoding aspartate kinase, translated as MKVVKFGGSSVANAEQISKIIDIVVSDADRRMVVVSAPGKRFSEDTKVTDLLIALGETVLAGDDYEPALEEVVGRYGEIRQELDLPETIIQTIRADLQGRIENRSSNDLQFMDTMKASGEDNNAKIIAEAFIKKGCPAKYVNPGAAGMLLSDEFGNAEVLPESFENLAKLKYEAEIIIFPGFFGCTKSGEVATFPRGGSDITGAILAAAVKAEVYENFTDVDSVCAMDPRIIDNPPAIDCMTYREMRELAYAGFGVFHDEAIIPAVHAEIPICIKNTNNPSAPGTMVVPSRKPELGSVVGISSADGFSAIYIDKYMMNREVGFGRRLLQILEDEGIPFEHTPSGIDNMSVILRTSTLSDKEAAVLSRIENELDPDKVVIDHGLSLVMVVGEGMHYTPGMAAKATEAFHASGVNLEMINQGASEISMMFAVKDTDRIIAIRSLGAAFFG; from the coding sequence ATGAAAGTAGTTAAATTCGGCGGCTCCTCCGTCGCGAATGCAGAGCAGATTTCCAAGATTATTGACATTGTGGTATCCGATGCTGATCGCCGCATGGTGGTGGTGTCGGCTCCGGGAAAACGTTTCAGCGAGGATACCAAAGTTACTGATCTGCTGATTGCGCTCGGCGAAACAGTGCTGGCCGGAGACGACTATGAACCGGCTTTGGAAGAAGTGGTCGGCCGGTACGGCGAAATCCGGCAGGAACTGGATCTGCCGGAAACGATCATTCAAACCATCCGGGCCGATCTGCAGGGACGTATTGAGAACCGCAGCTCCAACGACTTGCAGTTTATGGATACGATGAAAGCCTCCGGTGAGGATAACAACGCCAAGATTATTGCTGAAGCATTCATCAAAAAAGGCTGCCCGGCAAAATATGTCAACCCGGGCGCTGCCGGAATGCTGCTTTCTGACGAATTCGGCAACGCCGAGGTGCTTCCCGAATCTTTCGAGAATCTCGCTAAATTGAAATACGAAGCGGAGATTATCATTTTTCCGGGATTTTTCGGTTGTACCAAAAGTGGTGAAGTGGCGACGTTTCCTCGCGGCGGTTCTGACATCACCGGGGCTATTCTTGCGGCCGCTGTGAAGGCTGAAGTCTATGAAAATTTCACCGATGTGGATTCGGTCTGTGCAATGGATCCGCGGATTATCGACAACCCGCCGGCGATCGATTGTATGACGTACCGCGAAATGCGGGAGCTGGCCTATGCCGGTTTCGGCGTTTTTCACGATGAGGCCATTATTCCCGCCGTTCATGCCGAAATTCCGATCTGCATCAAAAATACCAATAATCCGTCCGCACCGGGAACCATGGTGGTCCCTTCTCGCAAGCCGGAGCTCGGTTCGGTGGTCGGCATTTCCAGTGCTGACGGATTCAGTGCGATTTACATCGATAAATATATGATGAACCGCGAAGTCGGTTTCGGCCGGCGTTTACTCCAGATCCTGGAGGATGAAGGGATTCCTTTCGAGCACACGCCATCCGGTATCGATAACATGTCGGTTATCCTCCGCACATCGACGCTGTCTGACAAGGAAGCTGCTGTGCTCAGCCGGATCGAAAATGAGCTGGATCCGGATAAAGTGGTGATTGATCACGGCCTTTCGCTGGTTATGGTGGTGGGCGAAGGCATGCACTATACGCCCGGGATGGCCGCGAAAGCCACAGAGGCTTTCCATGCCTCCGGCGTAAACCTGGAAATGATTAACCAGGGGGCTTCCGAAATCAGCATGATGTTTGCTGTGAAAGATACGGATCGCATCATAGCCATCCGTTCTCTGGGCGCAGCGTTTTTCGGTTAG